The DNA segment gtttgttgaacttagttcatggccttaatgtcaaggttttTCTTAGCGGGCCTCACGCACCCGTTAactgtggagacgagattttttccagaattctgatgttaaacaaatggctggaaaaaacatgcaaacaaacaactgtaaccttcatagacaactttaacatcttctgggaaagaagacatctatttagcagcaatggcttctctctaaataggtcaggtgcaaaacggctgatttcaaacatctattctgtgaaccatacgccatcagctttgtcccaaaacaaagtacatccagtgcctaaacaaaagataagcccagtgcagcccgaacaagccaagataaacatggccagaaagatgacacagaaagaggcttcgtcagagctacaggaggatccatcccagatctcagcaggacaaagagaggaccaagaaaatccatcgtcacgaacaccggtccggactacacccgcctcgccttcctctccacaaagcccagaggttccttttctggaattttctcccaacgtgaacaaagtatttaagattggcctacagatgacatcctctccatatagccacagctctgtgactaaaccagcatcttccaaaggccgcagagccccagatcctcctctacgtatcacggaacatgcctgtcctcaagaccttcagattacttcgctgtgatacacagcgggccctcgctgcacgtttatcagacaagacagtttcgagaatcagcttgggtcttttcccgggaattacggaatatctgtgatgattcgtggcagaaaaaagaaaaacaaaaggataaacaggaacaaatacttgaaagtcattaactgtcagatgcaacctgccacagagacatcatcaaccaccaaatcatataaactaggtttattaaacattagatctctgtcaggaaaatcccttttaattaatgactttattattgacaacaatcttgatgttatgtttttaacagaaacatggttacatgaatctaatgaagcagctatactgatggagtcgactcctccaaactacaatttcctttgtgagagcagacaacaaaggaaaggtggaggagtagcaacattgtttaatgattcactaaagtgtaaaaaggtgtttttgggaaaatttgactcttttgaacatttggctctcaaggtaaagagcccggtacgaactatgtttctgaatgtttacaggcctcctaagtccacatcaaactttttttaaggattttagtgacctcttgtctgtgatatgcgttgattatgactgtttaattattgtgggagacttcaactttcacgttgacaaccctgaagacagaagtgcaaaagaactgtgtgacacacttagaaactttggtttaactcagaatgttaaacagccaacacacaagcaggggcatattttagacttaatcatcactaaaggtctaaacatttctaaggtcaatgtaactgatgttgccttatccgatcacttctccgttacctttgaatgtatcattaccagtgactcatttagccaaagggacatcgtaagaaaacgcacctttaaggacaatgccactgaaacttttattcaagcttactctgctacttcaaccttgggctgcaactcagtagatgagctagtagataactttcagtctaaagtctcagacatcattaactgcattgctccagttaaagtgaaagttgtttccgggaagaaaaaatctccttggagaaatgctccagcagttagaagtgaaaaaagggaatgtcggaaagctgaacgcaggtggagaaagaatagactgcaggttcactatgacatctataaagagagactttacagatataacttacaactgataaatgcaagagaatctttcttctctgagatcattaagaaaaacattaataatgctcgtgtcttattttccacagtcgacaggttaacaaatcctcctgtgtccgtggcttcagaactccactccaccagggcctgcaatgaatttgcaaacttctttactgaaaaaatccaaaagattagaggatctgtttgtacatccatactaagttcagtaccaacgttgtctcctaccagaattgattttgaccatatgtcccaattcagccaaataaactccaaaagcttagagcagataattcagcagttaagttcctcctcaagctgccttgatgttctccccgcagctttctttaaaaaagttttacctgtcatagcgtctgatttgactcagataataaacgcgtcccttctgtcaggtgttttcccccagtccccaaaaacagcaattatcaaaccactgctgaaaaagaacaatttagacaaacttctactccagaactacaggccaatctcaaacctcccctttatcagtaagatcattgaaaaagttgtatttcaacaattaaacaccttcttaactacgaccagcctcttttatgttttccagtcaggtttccgtgctcaccacagtacagagaccgcccttatcaaggtgtttaatgacatccatataaatacagactgtggaagaaccaccgtgctggttctattggacctcagtgcagcatttgatactgtcgatcactccatcctgttagaacgcctggagaactgggtcggcctttctggtacagctctcaactggtttaaatcctacttaaaggacagagacttttttgtatcagtaggtaactttacatcagagatgacaaaaatcacatgtggggttccccaagggtccatcctgggtcccctcctcttcaatatctacatgctccctctagctcagataataaaaaataacaacatcagctaccataactatgcagacgacacacagctttacatcaccatgtcaccaggtgactatggacccattcaggcactgagtaaatgcctagaagaaatcaatacgtggatgtgccaaaattttctccaattgaataaaaacaaaactgaagtaataatatttggaccaatagaggaaagatcaaaagttagcacacagcttcagtcgcttcagctaaaaaccaccaatcaggcccgaaatctgggagtagtgatggactcagacctgaaccttcaaaagcatctaaagacaaggtcagctttctatcacctgaggaacatttctaggattaaaggactgatctggaaaaactaatccatgcgtttatatttagtagaattgattactgcaacagtgttttcacaggacttcctaaaaagtgggtcagacagctgcagctgatccagaaagctgctgcccgcgtcctcactaagactaagaaagtagagcacataaccccagttctaaagtcctcacactggctccctgtatctcagagaatagactttaaaatacttctgttagtctataaatccttaaatggcttagcacctaaatacatcacagacttgttatcagtgtatcaaccctccagaccactaaggtcttctggctccagtctactccacatacctagaaccagaactaaacatggagaagcagcatttagttcctatgctccgcttatctggaacaaacttccagaaaactgtaaaagtgcggaaagcctgagttcttttaaatcaagattaaaaacacatctgtttaaaattgcctttgactgttctagttaaacagttttactgtttttaatgttcttttttgttactacattctatccctacttgcttttattctattttctatctacattttattattttggtatatcttaatcatgtaaagcactttgtattgtcttgtactgaattgtgctatataaataaatttgccttgcccttgccttgcctaagaAGTTTCACGCCAACCGCACGGGGGCCGCGTAACTAGTTAACATGTCCGAGTCTCGTTCGTTATCGGAATTAACCAGACAAATCGCTCCACCAACTACAAACGGCCATGCACCACCACCCACAGAATCGAGAAAGAGCTATCAATCTGTCAATCCTTTCCGTGTCCGGGCAGGGTGAGGTTTCCCGTGTTGAGTCAAATTAAGCCGCAGGCTCCACTCCTGGTGGTGCCCTTCCATCAATTCCTTTAAGTTTCAGCTTTGCAATCATATTCCCCCCGGAACCCGAAGACTTTGGTTTCACGGACGCTGCCCGGCGGGTCATGGGAATAACGCCGCCGGATCGCTAGTTGGCATCGTTTATGGTCGGAACTACGACGGTATCTGATCGTCTTCGAACCTCCGACTTTAGTTCTTGATTAATGAAAACATTCTTGGCAAATGCTTTCGTTCGTCTTGCGCCGGTCCAAGAATTTCACCTCTAGCGGCACAATACAAATGCCCCCAGCCGTCCCTCTTAATCATGGCCCCAGTTCAggagaaaaacccacaaaataGAACCGGAGTCCTATTCCATTATTCCTAGCTGTGGTATTCAGGCGACCGGGCCTGCTTTGAACactctaatttttttaaagtaaacgcTTTGGACCCTGCGGGACACTCAGCTAAGAGCATCGAGGGGCCTGCAGGATGGAGGAACCGACCGCCGAAGCGCCGACGGAGGCCCTCCTGTGGCAGGCCACATTTGCAGATCGGTCTGGGTGAAGAAGATGGGCCCTGGAAGTCCCCCTGACAGACTCCAGAGACTAAGTGTTGAAAGACTTAGAAATATTTCCCATCAGAGCTTGTCGAAAGACTCGCTCTTACATATCTGCGAAGGGGTTTTTTCGCGTAAGGCCCCAGgatccctccagacccttgtatctTCCTgggctactcctgttaaatccgtatccaccccatgctggaggacttagaaaaaaaaatcagtttcgttcccatggtatggctgggaagagctactccagttgatttcgtatccaccccatgctggacttccaggactGGAGGGGAGCTTTCCAGCACTACTGCCCCAGTCACAGGCACTCTTCTGTCTTAAAGAAAGCAAATACAGTCACATCaccactgatttatttattttttattttttactattttttggaTCTCAGCACACGTGCACCTTGGCTGCGTACTGGACGTCTCTTTCTCAACGTGTAGGTTAACAATGGTCTCTTTCTTATGGGTTGTTGTGTCCCTCTATTTGGTGCATACGAAGGATCGCTCTCAGAAGTGTAATCACGCTCGCTGTCAGGAGTGTAATCAGCATCGCTCTCAGAAGCGtgatcagggctttgtgatcCAGTGGCCTGGCTAGATGTTGGTGAGGACGGCGCAGCACCAGCAGGGGGGCTGGAAGGTGATGGCAGCGGGCTGGATGCAGCAGGCTGGCTGGATGACGCGCCCTCCGCTTCCTCCTCAAGCCCATCACCTGATGAGTCTGACATGGAGAGGAGAGAAGGTTCGGCGGTGTCATGTCCCGTCGTACGTGATAGCTTGACGGCTGCCTCGAAATTCTGACGGATCCGAGCCAGCTCTGACGCGGTGCGGTGGAGCGCGTAGAATTTGTCTGCTGTCCGTGTGTCATGACACATGGTCTTTGAAATGTTGGTCCGGGCACTTGGGGACAGAGTATTCCTTGCCTTGAAAAATAGAGATGGTTCTTCAatattatgctttttattttaggtttattacGTTGAAAAATGATATAATTACTTACGTATGTGGCTATTGATGTTCGGAAATCTGTGAATGTGGGGCGCCCAGGAAAACCCATGTTCAGCCAGGCGGCTTGCATCGGCACGATCAGTTTTTCGATCTTTGTGAAGTTTTCGGTGAAGAGAAGAAGGTCTGTGGGTGggtttagtttctgtctgaTGAGCATCCACTGCTCCACCCATGAGAACTCCTCTACAGTTAAGTAGAGCTGTGCGGGGGCAAACGCACGGTTGGTTTTGTGTTCCTTCACCTGTGGTGCAAAGCAGAGGGTGTGTTAATGGACAATGGGACAAGACAGAGAGTGTTTGTCATTCCAATATCAGTAGACTTGCATTGATCACAAAGCCCACTTGCCCGACTGTGGCTTCCTGCTGGGCCTCGTCAACCTCCGCCACAGTCATGTTCTTTAGAACACCGGTCCGGTGTCCATAGAGGCTTGCTAGATAAACACTGAGGTACCCGAAGAACCCTGGATGAGGAGGGAGGGGTGTCCCAGAAGTAGGTCAGGAACTGGGACAAATTCACCAGGTAGGTTTTCACTGTGTTCTCAGCCTTTCCCTCATTTAGCAGATGTTCTGGCCACCTGCACAGAAAGAAATAATTGGAATCTTTTTACATGGGGACATTTTATCTTAACTAAAAGGCATCAGAGAGATGCTTACTGGTATATCCTGGACATATTTGGAAGGAAAGTCCAATTCTGGAGGATTGTCTGCCCATTAGTTATAAACGACAGGAAGGCCATGATTCTACCCACTTTGGATCTTTGATTTTCGATCCTTTTCCTCAGACCACGGGAGCCCTTGAGGTGCTGCCAATATTCGGCGTTGTattccactgaaaaaaaaaaaaaaaaaaaaaaaaaggtttcataaTGAAGTTGTATGCtgtataaaaatagaaaaatacagcAATCAGTGACATTACTTACAGATGCTTAGTGGGAATTTGGGGTACGCCTTCGCCAAACAGAGGGTGCTCTGGCTTTCCCCCTTTGACTTAGGTCTGTTGATGTGCTGCGGTTCTTCATCAGGAGAGGAAGATTCACTCCTCACCAGAGCATCAACGTCCACACTGGGAACCGGGCCTGTGGATCCCTTTTGGAGGtcctgttaaataaaggtttagtgTTAAGTTTTCTCGTTCTGCCGGTAGAACCAGGCCTAAGCTATGGAGCTCTCCTGCCCAGCAAATGTGCTATGGTCCTGTGTAAAGGTCCTCCGCATCTGCCCGCTGGTTCTGCCGGTAGAACCAGGCCTAAGCTATGGAGCTCTCCTGCCCAGCAAATGTGCTATGGTCCTGGGTAAAGGTGCtatataataaacattttaaacattttaaacacatggGCGGAATCTTTTAGGGAGTTGGGGACTGGACAATGATGTGCGCCGGCCCGTGTATTACCTTTAACTCTCTAGTCTAAACTGCCCCTGTCGTCGGACGGGGTGGGGAGAGTTATCAAGAAAGTGTTCTTTCTCCTAACCTAGCCAGAGCCTCAGACTAGCCAGGCCCCCTTGAAATCCAGTGGGTGATGCCCAACATGCtttagaatttcaaactttaaaatatttaaatattaaaatatttaaatattaaaattctaaaaactttaaaatctttaaatattagaatttctaaaatcttaaatattaaaaaattctaaaactTTAAGATCTTTAAAAATTCTAAAAGCTTACCTTCTCCGCACTTCCCCTCCCTCCGGTCGATTGCCGGGATGGAGGGTAGGGGAGCAGAGTCGTCAGCCCTTTCAGGCAGGGGAGAATGTGGCCCGGACAGGCAGTTCTCCCCAGACTCTGCGCCCCGCCTCTGATTTTGGTGGCGCAGCCCTTATGGGTTGTGGGAATTCTTGAAACGCCCTTTACTTGGCTTAATGGACACTTCCTTGGTTTAATTACCTTAGTCTATTTATCTGATTCAGGGCGCTTTTTAAACTTACCTTAATTTACAAAAGGAAAGAAGAGATAGGAACAAACCGCCgtttattttacttactttagttTTACTTACCTTAGTTTGCTTACCTTAATTTACGTACCTTAACTTACATTTACCTTAGTTTATTAATCTgtagttttaattaaaaaaacgccCTTTATTTGCCTGATTCAAAACGCCGTTCACTTTACTTACTTTAGTGTACTTACCTTAGTTTGCTTACCTTATTTTTTACGCTTTGCTCAAAATGCTGTATTTATTTACGGGACTTGGCTCGCTCTTGGCTGGACGAAGACTGGACAATAGGTTCTCTCTTGGTGGCCGGAGGGGCAGCCCCCCTTATTAGCTTATGGGTGGAACCTTTTAGGGAGTTGGGGACTGGACAATGATGTGCGccggcccaggggaagacccaggaaacgctcgagggactatgtctcccggctgccctgggaacgccttgggattcctcctgaggagctggcccaagtggctggggagagggacgtctgggcctccctactgaagctgctacccccgtgacccgaccccggataagcggaagaagacggacggacggacaattcaattcaattttatttatattgcgccaaatcatgaaacatgtcatctcaaggcactttacaaagtcaagttcaatcatattatacagattgggtcagattatacagattggtcaaatatgtcctatataaggaaaccagttgattgcatcaaagtcccgacaatcAGCaatcactcctggggaagcgtagagccacagggagagttgtctgcattgtacatggctgtgctgcaatccctcatactgagcaagcatgaagcgacagtgggaagaaaaactccccattaacgggaaggaaaacctccggcagaacctggctcagtatgaacggtcatctgcctcgaccgactgggggttacagaagacagagcagggacacaacaagagagacaaaaaagcacagaagcacacattgatctagtaatctgttctacattagatggtagtagcggatgagccgtcttctctggatgatgtcacagttaacagaacgccagaccaggtgtacctactatgaagttaagagagaacagaaagctaaagcagaaatgacaacacataatgcataattgaagaacagtagaactctatagagtgagaaaattagatcctgatatcctccagtagcctaagcctatagcagtaaaactataaaggtagctcagagtaacatgagccactctagttataagttttgtcagaaaggaaagttttaagattagtcttaaaagtagacagggtgtctgcctcacggaccaaaactgggagttggttcctaGTCCAAACTACCCCTGTCGTGGGACGGGGTGGGAAGAGTTATCGAGAAAGTGTTCTTcctcctaaccctaaccctaaccggAAGAAGTAGAACAGACGGAAAGAGGATACGGATGGACACAGACCTGAAGACACAAAACACAGTCGAAACGTCGTCGACAAAGCCGTCCGTCATTGAAAACAAAGGAACAGAAAAGCCAAGAACGGCAGAAGTTAGAGAACCAGAAAAAACAGATAACAAGAAACAGGAAAGCCAACAAAGgcacatataaaagaaaaagaaaagaataggaaaagacagacaaagaaaagcttAGAGAAGCACACTATAAAAGACAGAAGAACTCCAGACAGAGACAACACAACACCGGACTTGACACAAGAAAACTTTATTAATAGATAACAAAGGCGACTGGGGATGGGAGACTTGGTGGCTGACCGACACCATGAATGCCAGTGCCTTCCAGTTCCCCCCTTCGGGGGAAACTGTCACTTCTTTGgttccctaaccctaacccttccTGACCCATCTTCTCCTCAATAAATCCCTTCAAGCAATATtttagtgtctggctgaataccgggttcatctctTCATAATTCATTACAAAGACAattggaaaaacacaaaaaacagagaaaacacaaaattggttttaagaaaattttattcaaggaTACAAAATATACATATGGGGGTACTGAAATAACATACAAATGATAGAAGGACAAGGATCCAGGACCTTGAGTTCAGATCTGCCTCTGGGATGGTATGGAGCAGTGATGGCCAGTGCATTTCCGACTCTGTCACCTTTGGTGACGGAGCGTAATTTTGTTTCCCCTAACCCCCACGGGGGGACCATGGAGAACCAGGGGCAGTGGGGACCATGGAGAACCAGGGGCTGTGGGCCCAAGGAGGACCAGGAGCGGGTGCTATGCTACCCCATGAAGGTCATACAGAACCATTATATACAATAGGTGGCATATTACATTGGACAGTAGGCGGCATTCACCATTATGTACAATAGGCTGCATTTTACATTGGACAGTAGGAAGCATTTTACATTACAGGTCAATTCCACCATGAAAAACAATACATTCCACATGTTATTGCTGGGATTTTTGTTGGCTCAATCTGGAACCATGGAGAAAcaggggttgggggggggacatggaggaaccaggggcAGCCCGAGGAGGACCAGGAACAGGGGGGGAACATGGGGGACCAGAGGCCCATGGAGGACTACAGGGTGCTATGCTACCCCGTGATGGTCATACAGAACCATTATGTACAATAGGCGGCATATTACATTGGACAGTAGGCGGCATTTTACAATACAGGTCAATTCCACCatgaaaaacaatacatttcacATGTGATTGCTAGGGAGAACCAGGGGCGGGACATGGAGGTCAAGTACCCAGCAACAAAGCACCACAAGCCcacaacaacctccctggagctacCCCCCCTTGGTTCCtgcagaacctccagggtcctggaacagactctgagtcctggaggaacctccagggtcctggaggaaccaggggcgGGACATGGAGGTCAGGTACCCAGCAACAAAGCACCAGAAGCgcgcaacaacctccctggagctacCTCCCCTGGTTCCtgcagaacctccagggtcctggaaaagactctgggtcctggaggaaccaggagcGGGACATGGAGGTCAGGTACCCAGCAACAAAGCGCCACAATCaatatattttatcaatatagctagtctaactattgccatcatgaatttgactttcaaggtttaccaacatctaaaaaatataattcaaactgcatttgctttgtattactttttacttgtactttttattacattacttgtgtaatgtaataaaaaataaataaaagcatttcctgcctcctccctTCCCAGTGCACCTCTGATTGGGAGCACCTGTCAGGTTGTAATCATTCCTTGACTGGTTCCATTTGTTCACACCCCTTCATAAGCTCATCTCTGTTTGTTCTTCGTTGCCGGCTTGTAATGTTCAGTTACTCCAACACCATGTCTCTCTGCTCCCGTCCTGGTTTCCGTCTGGTTAGTTAAGTTTCTTTTTGCTGCGCTGCTGGTTTCCGTTCCTGTGTTCCTGGTCTCTGGTCCTCACTCCCGATCCTGCAGCAGCGCAGCTCCTCCGTTTCATGGACTATCTACTCCATTCTGTACCTtccagccagctcctgcatcctacATTTCCGTCTGGTAACTTACTCTGGTTCTTCATGTCATCACCATCcaattttgcaataaactctcttaaaccagctctgtgtgtgtgtgtgtgctctgtccgggttcatccaaagacaaaatcatgacaacttgagtacatctatttttacagtaattttcatacttaagtacaagacatttcagatactttaagacttttactcaagtaacatttcagtcagtgattTGGGCcctttaccaaagtcatattttggagaggtacttatacttttacttgactcagagatttcagtactttatacaacactgcttaTTTTTAGTAAGCGTCTTAGATTATAAGCATAGTGCCTGCATTAAATACTGTCTGTTCAGGGTATATGATTTGTGTGATACAATTATTAAGTTGTCTTGCTAGGATTGTTGTAAGTATGTGTACCTGTATTCATTAgtgggatcatatttctccaattttatgtttccttcattggcttcctgttaaatcaagaaaataatttaaaattctccttctcacacataaaacccttaataatcaagtcattaccccgtatgttcctaacagagtaCTTCGCTCTCAGAATACAAGTCTATAGGTGGTTCCTAGAGACTACAagagtagaatgggaggcagatcttttagttatcaggctacTCTCCTTTGGAATCAACTCCCACTTTTGGTCCATggggcagacaccctatctacttttaagactaggcttaaaatgttactttttgacaaagccTATAGTTAGAGGGGCTTAGGTTTTCCTCAGCTAtgtctatagttatgctgctataggcttaggctgctggaggacatcagggtatatttctctcactctgctgagttctcctactgctctccaatcttttaccttttcgttcgcagtaatttttttcttcatagtaggtacacctggtcttgtgttctgttagctgtgacatcatccagggaagacagatcacccgctattaatATATAacgtagaaaagattcctggatcaatgtgtgcttctgtgtttttttttttgtttcccttgTTGTATCTCTGCTTTGTCttttctaacccccagtcagccgaggcagatgaccgttcacactgagcctggttttgctgtaggtttttccttcccgttaaaggggagttttcctttccactgtagcttcatgcttgctccgtatgagggattgctgctaagccatggacaatgcagatgactgttcctgtggctctacgcttcttcaggaggagtgcatgctgcttgtcaagactttgatgcaatcaactgggttcccttagatatgacattttttgaccaatctgtataatctgacccaatctgtataactgactttggaaagtgccttgagatgaaatgtttcattaattggcgctatataaataaaatttaatataaTTGAATAAATTGAATTTTATGTCTCGGCCCATCTGCAAGACTTCTCTGATGACTTTTGCAACAGCTTGTGGAGAACCAGAGCCCAGGCCTTCCTCAATACCTGCGACACGGATATTGGACCATGTCATTCTCCTCTCCaggtttttacatttatatttgagCATTGACATTTCTTTTCGACTTCATCTGACCACTTTGATAGACCATCCTTTACATCTACAATGTCCGCTTTTACAACATCCACTTGAGCTTGTATGGCCTTTGCGCTGTTAGCAATTTCGGAGGGGACTGCCTGCAGCTCAAATCTTATAGCTTGAATTAAGTCTTCTGCTAGTGCTCCTTTGAGTTCTCTTATCACTTTAGCAAGTTCACTTCTCAGTGATGATAAGATGTCTGCTTCGGTCCGTATCGGTTGTTGTCCACTAGCTCATGCTCCTAGCAGGCCGTACATATACTTTTGCAATATTTCAGCCATTTAGGATGATTGTCCTGTTGTTTATGTCCTTAGGGTATTCTCTTCAGTTTTTCGCCTGATATTAATGAGGTTAATGCTGTTTTTCTATGTAATTGTTACAGGCTTTGCAGGAGCTCTAAGAAATACATCTTACACCATGTTTTTCTCACCAGCGCCCCCTGTATTAGCTATATTTGTGAAAACTTAATATACACTTCCATAGATATACAAGGGTGTCTAATGTctgtagacacacacacacgtgcatgAAAACTTACCCATAACCTTTTTGTGATCttgaacattttactcattttttaGACACTTCCTAGTAGAGTATTTTGACCATACCAACTCCAAGGGACATTGAACACAACGCTGTTAGCAGCGTGTTGCTAACTGGAAATAGCAATAGGAAGGTCATTCAGAGTTCGGCTTTCCTAGCTTTGTACAGCCTTTAAAGAGAAAGTGCCACAATGAATCTGGGCCAGCTCCGAAAAGGTATCTCccagttatgaggtgtcaaataTAAATTTTTTGCCCCTTCTCACCCCTACCACGCACTACAGAAACTCTCAACAGACACTAAAGTAACAGAATCTACTCAGTActactccccccaccccca comes from the Fundulus heteroclitus isolate FHET01 unplaced genomic scaffold, MU-UCD_Fhet_4.1 scaffold_64, whole genome shotgun sequence genome and includes:
- the LOC118561474 gene encoding uncharacterized protein LOC118561474 — protein: MLIRQKLNPPTDLLLFTENFTKIEKLIVPMQAAWLNMGFPGRPTFTDFRTSIATYARNTLSPSARTNISKTMCHDTRTADKFYALHRTASELARIRQNFEAAVKLSRTTGHDTAEPSLLSMSDSSGDGLEEEAEGASSSQPAASSPLPSPSSPPAGAAPSSPTSSQATGSQSPDHASESDADYTPDSERDYTSESDPSYAPNRGTQQPIRKRPLLTYTLRKRRPICKSESFDKL